In Bacillota bacterium, the genomic stretch CTTTATTTTCTTTCATTTTTTCTTGAACCTCGTTAAATTTTTCCAAATCATCCTCGCCTATTTCAATCCCTGCTTCTTGTAATTTTTGAATCTTTTTTTGTTGTTGTTGAAAATCTTTTATTAAAGCTTGTGCTTCTGAATCTTGATCAAGGTTTGTTTCTGCCGCTCGTAAAATTGTTGTTTCTTCGCATTCTAAGAGCGCATATCCTAATTCCTGAGCCTTTTGGATAATTGACAAAAAAATCACCTCCATAGATTATATATATTTAATTCTTGCTAAAGGTAAGGACTCCTCTTTTTTTCTGATCTTAGTTAAGGAGCCAAACAGCGTCCAGGTTTGGGCACACTCAATTTTAACCTCTACAATTTTACCTTTTAAAATTTCTTCTCCATCAAAAACCACGATTTTATTGGTTCTTGTTCGTCCGGTTAAGCGTGCGGGATTTGTTTTGCTTTTACCTTCAACCAAAACTTCCCAAACTTGGCCTTCCAGGGTTCGGTTACGATCCAGCGAAATCTGGTTTTGGATTTTGGTAAGCTGGTTTAAACGCACTTTTTTTTCTGGTAGAGGAACCTGCTCTTTCATGTTTGCGGCCTGCGTTCCCGGGCGCGGGGAAAACATGAAGGTATATGCTGCATCAAATTGAAGCTTTTCAACAAGTTCTAGTGTATCCTGGAAGTCTTCTACCGTTTCCCCGGGGAATCCCACAATTAAATCTGTTGTGATGCTTGCAGCGGGAATTGCTTCTCGTATTTTTTCGGTTAAGCGAAGATATTGTTCTCTTGTATAACCCCTGTTCATTTTTTGTAAAATTTTATTGCTCCCTGCTTGAAGAGGGAGATGGAAGTGCTCACAAACCTTTTGAGAATTGACAATGGTTTTAATTAACTCGTCACTAAAATCCCGGGGATGGGAAGTCATATAACGGATCCTGGCAAGCCCTGGTATCTGATCAAGTCTCCGCAGGAGAGTAGCAAAATTAACCCCTCCCGGCAGATCTTTACCGTAAGAGTTAACATTTTGACCCAGAAGCATAACCTCAAGGCACCCCTGTGCAACCAGGTTTTCAATTTCTTCGGCAATTTCAGATAAGGGACGGCT encodes the following:
- a CDS encoding YlbF family regulator, encoding MSIIQKAQELGYALLECEETTILRAAETNLDQDSEAQALIKDFQQQQKKIQKLQEAGIEIGEDDLEKFNEVQEKMKENKALQAYFAAQKNFQAILQQVNAIINQILSGGPCSPSACSSCNSSGCK
- the miaB gene encoding tRNA (N6-isopentenyl adenosine(37)-C2)-methylthiotransferase MiaB; this translates as MRDQDKKLAFIATWGCQMNEHDSEIMRALLENSGYQGTDNLREADLVILNTCSVRKHAEQKALGFLGNLKHLKKKRPGTLIAVGGCMTQNPEIVNYLQKEAPYINLLFGTRNFHHLPDLIKKAEETGSQVIELGTENEELPGLLPAHRTDPVKAYVTIMYGCDNFCAYCIVPYTRGREKSRPLSEIAEEIENLVAQGCLEVMLLGQNVNSYGKDLPGGVNFATLLRRLDQIPGLARIRYMTSHPRDFSDELIKTIVNSQKVCEHFHLPLQAGSNKILQKMNRGYTREQYLRLTEKIREAIPAASITTDLIVGFPGETVEDFQDTLELVEKLQFDAAYTFMFSPRPGTQAANMKEQVPLPEKKVRLNQLTKIQNQISLDRNRTLEGQVWEVLVEGKSKTNPARLTGRTRTNKIVVFDGEEILKGKIVEVKIECAQTWTLFGSLTKIRKKEESLPLARIKYI